The following coding sequences are from one Arthrobacter sp. 24S4-2 window:
- a CDS encoding glutamine amidotransferase, with translation MKPFLLLASRAEDKAAEEEYESYLRYGGLEPAQLRRVRMEAGPLPELDLSGYSGVIVGGSPFTSSDPAEHKSEAQHRVERELSLLLDRIVPADFPFLGACYGVGTLGLHQGAVIDRTYGEGLGGTTIKLTVEGLQDPLLRGLPESFTAFTGHKEGCTVLPSHAVLLASSAACPVHMFRIKTNLYATQFHPELDADGLVTRIDIYRHAGYFPPESAELLMEDARQFTATEPMKILRNFVERYAR, from the coding sequence GTGAAGCCATTTCTACTGCTTGCCTCGCGCGCCGAGGACAAGGCCGCCGAGGAGGAATACGAGTCCTACCTGCGCTACGGAGGGCTTGAACCCGCGCAGCTGCGGCGCGTCCGGATGGAAGCCGGGCCGCTGCCCGAGCTGGACCTGTCCGGCTACTCCGGCGTGATCGTGGGCGGCAGCCCCTTCACGTCCAGCGACCCGGCGGAGCACAAAAGCGAAGCCCAGCACCGGGTGGAGCGTGAGCTGTCCCTGCTGCTGGACCGCATTGTGCCGGCAGATTTTCCCTTCCTGGGAGCCTGCTACGGGGTCGGCACGCTGGGCCTGCACCAAGGGGCGGTGATCGACCGGACTTACGGCGAAGGGCTGGGCGGGACCACCATCAAGCTGACGGTAGAAGGACTCCAGGATCCGCTCCTGCGCGGACTCCCTGAGAGCTTCACGGCCTTCACCGGCCACAAGGAAGGCTGCACTGTCCTCCCCTCCCACGCGGTTCTCCTGGCCAGTTCAGCAGCCTGCCCGGTGCACATGTTCCGGATCAAGACCAACCTGTATGCCACCCAGTTCCACCCGGAACTCGATGCGGACGGGCTGGTCACCAGGATCGACATCTACCGCCACGCCGGCTACTTTCCGCCGGAATCCGCCGAACTCCTGATGGAGGACGCCAGGCAGTTCACCGCGACGGAACCGATGAAGATCCTCCGGAACTTCGTGGAGCGGTACGCCCGGTAG
- a CDS encoding biotin carboxylase N-terminal domain-containing protein, whose translation MTGSKRLSKVLIANRGEIAVRIIRAARDEGISSVAVYADPDRDALHVRLADEAYALGGNTAAESYLVMEKLIEVAHQCGADAIHPGYGFLAENAQFAAMVIGAGITWIGPSPEAISALGDKVQARHIAEKVGAPQVPGTADPVESAEEILEFVDKFGLPVAIKAAFGGGGRGIKVARTREEIPELFESAVREAVAAFGRGECFIERFLDAPRHVETQCLADAYGNVVVVSTRDCSLQRRNQKLVEEAPAPFLTEEQNRRLYESSKAILKEARYLGAGTCEFLVGQDGTISFLEVNTRLQVEHCVSEEVTGIDLVREQFRLARGEKLGYDDPEVRGHSIEFRITGEDPGRNFMPAPGTITTLKNPTGPGIRIDSGVEQGDVISGNFDSMLSKLIVTGATRAQALQRSRRALEEMVVEGIPTVIPFDLAVVTNPDFAPAEGPFKVHTRWIETAFVNDIPAWTPSGTGNDSEDAGERQRVVVEVGGKRLEVVLPASLGSVSTGGGSAKPAKAKKRSRSGGPAAAAGGNALTSPMQGTIVKVAVAEGDVVVEGDLVVVLEAMKMEQPLTAHRAGTITGLAAVAGETVSAGAVIVTIED comes from the coding sequence CTGACGGGCTCCAAGCGGCTGAGCAAAGTCCTGATCGCCAACCGCGGTGAAATCGCCGTGCGCATCATCCGCGCCGCCCGCGACGAGGGCATCTCCTCCGTGGCGGTGTACGCCGATCCCGACCGGGACGCCCTGCACGTGCGGCTGGCTGACGAAGCCTACGCCCTGGGCGGCAACACTGCCGCCGAGTCCTACCTGGTGATGGAAAAGCTGATCGAGGTGGCGCACCAGTGCGGCGCGGACGCCATCCACCCCGGCTACGGATTCCTGGCCGAAAACGCCCAGTTTGCCGCCATGGTCATCGGGGCCGGCATCACCTGGATCGGCCCGTCCCCCGAGGCGATCTCCGCGCTGGGCGACAAGGTCCAGGCACGCCACATCGCCGAAAAAGTCGGCGCGCCGCAGGTCCCCGGCACAGCGGATCCGGTTGAATCCGCCGAAGAAATCCTTGAGTTCGTGGACAAGTTCGGCCTGCCGGTCGCCATCAAGGCAGCCTTCGGCGGCGGCGGTCGCGGCATCAAGGTGGCCCGCACACGGGAGGAAATCCCCGAGCTCTTCGAATCAGCCGTCCGCGAGGCCGTCGCTGCCTTTGGCCGCGGCGAGTGCTTTATCGAACGGTTCCTGGATGCCCCCCGCCACGTGGAAACGCAATGCCTGGCAGACGCCTACGGCAACGTCGTGGTCGTTTCCACCCGCGACTGCTCGCTGCAGCGCCGCAACCAGAAGCTCGTAGAAGAGGCCCCGGCACCGTTCCTCACCGAAGAGCAGAACCGCCGGCTGTATGAGTCCTCCAAGGCCATCCTCAAGGAAGCCCGCTACCTCGGCGCCGGAACCTGCGAGTTCCTGGTGGGCCAGGACGGCACCATCTCCTTCCTGGAGGTCAACACGCGGCTCCAGGTGGAGCACTGCGTCTCCGAGGAAGTCACCGGAATCGACCTGGTCCGCGAACAGTTCCGGCTGGCCCGCGGTGAGAAGCTGGGCTACGACGACCCCGAGGTCCGCGGACACTCCATCGAATTCCGCATCACCGGCGAAGACCCGGGCCGCAACTTCATGCCCGCCCCGGGCACCATCACCACGCTGAAGAACCCCACCGGCCCGGGCATCAGGATCGACTCGGGCGTGGAGCAGGGCGACGTCATCAGCGGCAACTTCGACTCCATGCTCTCCAAGCTGATCGTCACCGGTGCCACCCGCGCCCAGGCCCTGCAGCGTTCACGCAGGGCCCTGGAGGAAATGGTGGTGGAGGGCATCCCCACCGTCATCCCGTTCGACCTCGCCGTCGTCACCAATCCCGACTTTGCCCCGGCTGAGGGACCCTTCAAGGTCCACACCCGCTGGATCGAAACGGCATTCGTCAACGACATTCCGGCATGGACGCCCAGCGGTACCGGCAATGACAGCGAGGACGCCGGCGAACGCCAGCGCGTCGTCGTCGAAGTGGGCGGCAAGCGCCTCGAGGTGGTCCTGCCTGCATCGCTAGGCTCCGTCAGCACCGGTGGCGGCTCCGCCAAACCGGCCAAGGCCAAGAAGCGGTCCCGCTCCGGCGGCCCCGCTGCAGCCGCCGGCGGCAACGCGCTGACGTCCCCCATGCAGGGCACCATCGTGAAGGTAGCCGTTGCCGAAGGCGACGTGGTCGTCGAGGGTGATCTCGTCGTCGTGCTTGAAGCGATGAAAATGGAGCAGCCGCTCACGGCACACCGGGCGGGCACCATCACCGGACTGGCGGCCGTTGCGGGCGAGACGGTTTCCGCCGGGGCCGTAATCGTAACCATCGAGGACTGA
- a CDS encoding nucleoside triphosphate pyrophosphatase has translation MTRLILASQSPARTKLLGYAGIRHEILVSDVDEDAVQARYGVTDPHDTALLLARAKAEAVASLPGAEGALVLGCDSVFEFDGEAHGKPYTAEVAKERMLRMSGSMGVLHTGHWLVDCRDTNPDSSENSDGERAGSGATLGAVTSAEVHFMEMSGEEIDAYIATGEPLQCAGSFTIDGYGGAFIRKVDGDPHTVVGLSVSTLRSLLGQAQVGITELWTGGAVDPAEVRAE, from the coding sequence GTGACCCGCCTCATTCTTGCCTCCCAGTCCCCCGCCCGCACCAAGCTGCTGGGCTACGCCGGCATCCGGCACGAGATCCTCGTCTCCGATGTGGACGAGGACGCCGTCCAGGCCCGCTACGGCGTGACCGACCCGCACGACACCGCGCTGCTGCTGGCGCGCGCAAAGGCCGAGGCCGTCGCCTCCCTCCCCGGGGCGGAGGGCGCCCTGGTGCTGGGCTGCGATTCGGTGTTCGAGTTCGACGGCGAGGCGCACGGCAAGCCATACACGGCCGAGGTGGCCAAGGAGCGGATGCTCCGCATGAGCGGCTCCATGGGGGTGCTGCACACCGGCCACTGGCTGGTGGACTGCCGGGACACCAATCCCGACTCGTCGGAGAACAGCGACGGCGAACGCGCCGGTTCCGGCGCCACGCTGGGCGCCGTGACCTCCGCCGAGGTCCACTTCATGGAGATGAGCGGCGAAGAGATCGACGCCTACATCGCCACCGGCGAGCCGCTGCAGTGCGCCGGATCCTTCACGATCGACGGCTACGGCGGGGCGTTCATCCGCAAGGTCGACGGCGACCCCCACACCGTCGTCGGGCTTTCCGTTTCCACTCTCCGCAGCCTGCTGGGCCAGGCGCAGGTAGGCATCACCGAGCTGTGGACCGGCGGGGCTGTTGACCCCGCTGAAGTCCGCGCGGAGTGA
- a CDS encoding FAD-dependent oxidoreductase, whose product MSEQIVIVGFGPVAARLIDELLPAVRSGLARLTVIGEEADAAYNRVLVADLGVGRTTAGALALSDAAALIADGVDVRLGVRVRRVDRARQQVVLTDGTTPHYDRLVFATGSRPVIPNLTGLNPDPAHPVLPAGVTALRDLRDAEVLRQAVAGGKRVVVLGGGVLGLETALAAAEEGATVTVVHNGPHPLGRNIDRGGGAVLAASLRNCGVRMAGNARSTGVEHNAPDGGFSALLLDDGSAIDGDLLVLSCGVRPRVELAEGCGLSTATGILVDHKLRAHHEPHIFAIGDCAEVRCPDPSCGECRTARGPSGLVGPGWRQAEWLAEYLTLLAEGTSDGSGEADSQHDSTEAADSLPELPIEKPGVIVLKARGMNMAVAGDNAAEPWDDEMLMAGAVNGRPRLQIAQWADPEHGRYVKMTTRGGVLEGLVAVGMPRTAAELVSLFERGDELPADRSLLLRLDGPDQLAASGNTDPERTVCRCAGVTGTKIQDAVVDGCSTVAEVSGATRAGTGCGGCHSDIKDIIEKHFQAAAAA is encoded by the coding sequence ATGAGTGAGCAGATTGTAATTGTTGGCTTTGGTCCGGTAGCCGCGCGGCTGATCGATGAACTGCTGCCCGCAGTGCGCAGCGGACTCGCCCGCCTGACGGTGATCGGCGAGGAGGCCGACGCCGCCTACAACCGTGTGCTCGTGGCCGACCTTGGCGTCGGACGCACCACGGCGGGCGCACTGGCACTCTCCGATGCCGCGGCGCTGATCGCCGACGGCGTGGACGTCCGGCTGGGCGTCCGGGTCCGCCGGGTGGACCGCGCCCGCCAGCAGGTGGTCCTTACCGACGGCACCACCCCCCACTACGACCGGCTGGTGTTCGCCACCGGTTCCCGCCCCGTGATCCCCAACCTGACGGGCCTCAACCCGGACCCGGCGCACCCCGTGCTGCCGGCCGGCGTGACCGCGTTGCGCGACCTGCGCGACGCCGAAGTGCTGCGCCAGGCCGTTGCCGGCGGCAAGCGCGTAGTGGTGCTGGGCGGCGGAGTCCTGGGGCTCGAGACGGCGCTGGCCGCCGCCGAAGAAGGCGCCACGGTGACCGTGGTCCACAACGGACCCCACCCGCTGGGCCGGAACATTGACCGCGGCGGTGGTGCGGTGCTCGCCGCCAGCTTGCGCAACTGCGGCGTCCGGATGGCCGGCAACGCCCGCTCCACGGGGGTTGAACACAACGCTCCCGACGGCGGTTTCTCCGCCCTGCTGCTAGATGACGGTTCAGCGATCGACGGCGACTTGCTGGTGCTGTCCTGCGGCGTCCGTCCGCGCGTGGAACTCGCCGAAGGCTGCGGGCTGTCAACTGCCACGGGGATCCTGGTGGACCACAAGCTGCGGGCGCACCACGAGCCGCACATTTTCGCGATCGGCGACTGCGCCGAAGTCCGCTGCCCGGATCCGTCCTGCGGCGAGTGCCGGACAGCGCGTGGCCCGTCCGGCCTGGTCGGCCCGGGCTGGCGCCAGGCTGAGTGGCTTGCCGAGTACCTTACGCTTCTCGCCGAGGGAACCAGCGACGGTTCCGGCGAAGCCGATTCGCAGCACGATTCGACGGAGGCGGCCGATTCCCTGCCCGAGCTGCCCATCGAGAAGCCGGGCGTCATTGTCCTGAAGGCGCGCGGCATGAACATGGCCGTGGCGGGCGACAATGCCGCCGAGCCGTGGGATGACGAAATGCTCATGGCCGGTGCCGTGAACGGCCGCCCTCGGCTCCAGATTGCGCAGTGGGCCGATCCGGAGCACGGCCGCTACGTCAAGATGACCACGCGCGGCGGCGTGCTGGAAGGCCTCGTGGCCGTGGGAATGCCCCGCACCGCTGCCGAGCTGGTGTCCCTGTTCGAGCGTGGAGACGAGCTCCCCGCCGACCGGTCGCTGCTGCTGCGCCTGGACGGACCGGACCAGCTGGCTGCTTCAGGAAACACTGACCCGGAGCGCACCGTATGCAGGTGTGCCGGGGTCACCGGAACCAAGATCCAGGATGCAGTTGTTGATGGCTGCTCCACGGTGGCCGAGGTTTCCGGTGCCACCAGGGCAGGCACCGGCTGCGGCGGCTGCCACTCCGACATCAAGGACATCATCGAAAAACACTTCCAGGCGGCG
- a CDS encoding molybdopterin oxidoreductase family protein: protein MTKSADTHCPYCALQCAMTLKSPAALTPAVQPGSDPVPAPTAPNTSAATVAAAGAAAAPVLEVSGRDFPTNRGGLCRKGWTSASLLSHPGRVTEPMLKGSDGVHRPVSWDDALKLITAAVKDTRDRYGADAVGVFGGGGLTNEKAYQLGKFARLALGTSRIDYNGRFCMSSAAAAGMRAFGVDRGLPFPLSDLDGASTIMMLGSNVAETMPPFVQHLQGARDAGGLIVVDPRRSATAAFTSDGGGLHLQPLPGTDLTLLLGLSHVVIHEGLADTDFIRSRTSGFEALSRSVNAFWPERVQSLTGVPADLLRETARRLAHGAAKGGTYILTGRGVEQHVDGTDTATAAINLSLLLGLPGSARSGYGTLTGQGNGQGGREHGQKADQLPGYRKITDPAARAHMAKVWGVPESLIPGPGLPAVQLLKSLGQPDGVRCLFVHASNIAVASPDANAVISGLRSLDFLVVCDFFVSETAAEADLILPVLQWAEEEGTLTNLEGRVLRRRRALQPPAGARSELWIMARLAELLDAPSTYSDDPETVFEELRLASAGGLADYSGIDYAMLDRGEAAYWPFPVGSSGTPRLFLDSFAHADGKAVMTPVAPRRRRTPAANPDPDAKTMTLITGRLLEHYQSGAQTRRVSELLASQPEAKMQIHPAAAASMGITDGAFVSVANERGEVLCRAELSTAIRPETVFLPFHFPELESANRLTEAATDPISGMPEFKFNKVWVRVAANGLQNSVLQTSEAS from the coding sequence ATGACCAAAAGCGCCGACACGCACTGCCCTTACTGCGCCTTGCAGTGCGCCATGACGCTGAAGTCCCCAGCGGCTCTGACCCCGGCTGTCCAGCCGGGGTCAGACCCCGTGCCGGCTCCAACCGCTCCGAATACGTCCGCAGCAACTGTTGCTGCCGCCGGCGCGGCAGCTGCCCCCGTCCTGGAAGTTTCGGGGCGTGATTTCCCCACCAACCGTGGAGGCCTGTGCCGCAAGGGCTGGACGTCCGCTTCGCTGCTGAGCCACCCCGGACGCGTCACCGAGCCCATGCTGAAGGGCTCCGACGGCGTCCACCGTCCCGTCAGCTGGGATGACGCCCTGAAGCTCATCACCGCCGCCGTCAAGGACACCCGCGACCGCTACGGCGCGGACGCCGTCGGTGTTTTCGGCGGCGGCGGGCTGACCAATGAGAAGGCCTACCAGCTGGGCAAGTTCGCCCGTCTGGCCCTGGGCACGTCCAGGATCGACTACAACGGCCGGTTCTGCATGTCCTCGGCAGCAGCCGCCGGCATGCGGGCCTTCGGTGTGGACCGCGGCCTGCCGTTCCCCCTGTCGGACCTCGACGGCGCCAGCACCATCATGATGCTCGGCTCCAACGTCGCCGAGACAATGCCTCCGTTCGTGCAGCACCTGCAGGGAGCGCGCGACGCCGGCGGGCTGATTGTGGTGGACCCCCGCCGTTCCGCGACGGCGGCGTTCACGTCCGACGGCGGCGGCCTCCACCTTCAGCCCCTGCCGGGCACCGACCTCACCCTCCTCCTGGGCCTCTCCCACGTGGTGATCCACGAAGGCCTGGCGGACACTGATTTCATCCGGTCACGCACCAGCGGCTTCGAGGCCCTGTCCCGCAGCGTCAACGCCTTCTGGCCGGAGCGCGTCCAGTCCCTGACCGGAGTCCCGGCAGACCTGCTCCGCGAAACCGCCCGCAGGCTTGCCCACGGCGCCGCCAAGGGAGGAACGTACATCCTGACCGGCCGCGGCGTGGAACAGCACGTGGACGGCACGGACACCGCCACCGCCGCCATCAACCTGAGCCTGCTGCTCGGCCTGCCGGGTTCCGCCCGCAGCGGCTACGGCACCCTCACGGGCCAGGGCAACGGCCAGGGCGGCCGCGAGCACGGCCAGAAGGCCGATCAGCTCCCCGGCTACCGTAAGATCACCGACCCCGCCGCCCGCGCGCACATGGCCAAGGTGTGGGGCGTGCCGGAATCGCTGATTCCCGGCCCCGGCCTCCCCGCCGTCCAGCTCCTGAAGTCCCTGGGACAGCCCGACGGCGTCCGCTGCCTTTTCGTGCACGCCTCCAACATCGCGGTGGCCTCCCCCGATGCCAACGCCGTGATTAGCGGCCTGCGGAGCCTCGACTTCCTGGTTGTCTGCGACTTCTTCGTTTCCGAGACCGCAGCCGAAGCGGACCTCATCCTGCCGGTGCTCCAGTGGGCGGAGGAGGAAGGCACGCTGACCAACCTCGAAGGACGCGTGCTGCGCCGCCGCCGCGCCCTGCAGCCGCCGGCCGGTGCCCGCAGTGAACTGTGGATCATGGCGCGGCTGGCAGAACTGCTCGACGCTCCGTCCACCTACAGCGACGACCCCGAGACCGTCTTCGAGGAACTTCGCCTGGCCTCCGCCGGCGGCCTCGCCGACTACTCGGGCATCGACTACGCCATGCTGGACCGCGGCGAAGCAGCCTACTGGCCCTTCCCCGTCGGCAGCAGCGGCACTCCGCGGCTGTTCCTGGACAGCTTCGCCCACGCCGACGGCAAGGCGGTCATGACCCCGGTGGCGCCCCGCCGCCGTCGTACTCCCGCAGCGAATCCGGACCCGGACGCAAAGACCATGACGCTCATTACCGGCCGCCTGCTGGAGCACTACCAGTCCGGGGCCCAGACCCGCCGCGTGTCCGAGCTCCTGGCTTCGCAGCCGGAGGCGAAGATGCAGATCCACCCTGCGGCCGCCGCGTCGATGGGCATCACGGACGGTGCGTTCGTCTCAGTGGCCAACGAGCGCGGCGAGGTGCTCTGCCGGGCGGAACTCAGCACGGCGATCCGGCCCGAGACGGTCTTCCTGCCGTTCCACTTTCCGGAGCTCGAGAGTGCAAACCGCCTGACGGAGGCCGCCACCGATCCCATCTCCGGGATGCCCGAGTTCAAATTCAACAAGGTGTGGGTCCGGGTGGCCGCAAACGGACTTCAGAACAGCGTTCTTCAGACATCGGAGGCCTCATGA
- a CDS encoding MFS transporter yields MSSTATSPQPGSTKQVNSRGRVIVASLIGTTVEFYDFYVYATAAVLVFPKLFFPGQNETTQLLSSFAVFGVAFIARPLGSVVFGHFGDKFGRKGTLVASLLTMGIATFLIGCLPTALVPGWGFWAPALLVVMRFAQGLALGGEWSGAALLATENAPANKRAIYGTFPQLGAPIGFIIANVIFLVASYTLTPAAFEAWGWRVPFLLSAVMVIIGLYVRLKLIETPAFTKVLESNEVAKLPISRVFRTSWRPLILGTFIMLATYVLFYLMTTFTLTYGTRPASLDAAKAAAEKAGKPMTEAAAAAFVPGLGFTRNDFLWMLIAGVVFFGIFTLVSGPLAEKYGRRKMLLVVTGGIFVFGLLFVPLFSGGFVGTMALLIIGFSLMGLTFGPMGALLPELFPTNVRYTGSAVSYNVSSILGAAVAPFIAVALWEQADGSPVLVGIYLTAMAVLTLIALFVSKETKDLDYENNVA; encoded by the coding sequence ATGTCATCCACTGCCACCTCACCGCAGCCGGGGTCAACCAAGCAGGTTAACTCGCGCGGACGTGTGATCGTCGCCAGCCTTATCGGAACCACCGTTGAGTTCTACGACTTCTACGTTTACGCCACGGCCGCTGTGCTGGTCTTTCCCAAGCTGTTCTTCCCCGGACAGAACGAGACCACCCAGCTGCTGAGCTCCTTCGCAGTGTTCGGCGTCGCCTTCATTGCCCGCCCACTCGGTTCTGTGGTCTTCGGGCACTTCGGTGACAAGTTCGGCCGCAAGGGCACCCTGGTGGCATCCCTGCTGACCATGGGTATTGCCACCTTCCTGATCGGTTGCCTCCCCACGGCCCTTGTCCCGGGCTGGGGATTCTGGGCTCCTGCCCTGCTGGTTGTCATGCGGTTCGCCCAGGGCCTTGCGCTCGGCGGCGAATGGAGCGGCGCTGCCCTCCTGGCCACGGAGAATGCCCCTGCCAACAAGCGGGCCATCTACGGCACCTTCCCGCAGTTGGGTGCGCCAATCGGCTTCATCATTGCCAACGTGATCTTCCTCGTGGCCAGTTACACCCTGACCCCTGCCGCCTTCGAAGCCTGGGGCTGGCGCGTTCCGTTCCTGCTCAGCGCCGTTATGGTGATCATCGGACTCTACGTCCGGCTCAAGCTCATTGAAACGCCTGCCTTCACCAAGGTGCTGGAATCCAACGAGGTGGCCAAGCTCCCCATCAGCAGGGTCTTCAGGACCAGCTGGCGCCCGCTCATCCTGGGCACGTTCATCATGCTGGCCACGTATGTGCTGTTCTACCTGATGACCACATTTACGCTGACCTACGGCACCCGTCCGGCCTCATTGGACGCCGCCAAGGCAGCTGCCGAGAAGGCCGGCAAGCCGATGACCGAGGCGGCCGCCGCGGCGTTCGTGCCCGGCCTGGGCTTCACCCGCAACGACTTCCTGTGGATGCTGATCGCCGGCGTCGTGTTCTTCGGCATCTTCACCCTGGTCTCCGGTCCGCTGGCCGAAAAGTACGGCCGCCGCAAGATGCTGCTGGTAGTGACCGGCGGAATCTTCGTCTTCGGCCTGCTGTTCGTCCCGCTGTTCAGCGGCGGGTTCGTGGGCACCATGGCCCTGCTTATCATCGGTTTCTCCCTGATGGGGCTGACGTTCGGGCCCATGGGCGCGCTGCTGCCGGAACTGTTCCCGACCAACGTCCGGTACACCGGCTCAGCCGTCAGCTACAACGTGTCAAGCATCCTGGGAGCGGCAGTGGCACCGTTCATCGCCGTCGCCCTCTGGGAACAGGCCGACGGCAGCCCCGTGCTCGTGGGAATCTACCTGACCGCTATGGCGGTGCTGACCCTGATCGCACTGTTCGTCAGCAAGGAAACCAAGGATCTGGATTACGAGAACAACGTAGCCTGA
- a CDS encoding MFS transporter, with the protein MTVDRNADAGAGISPETGSEPWHGSVATSSSAQPGTTRTADAPALEVRPGRWIANWDAENKDQWESQGRSIARRNLNWSIFAEFLGFVVWQLWSIVVVQLPAAGFTFSTSEIFWLISMPSLVGATLRIPYTFMVPRFGGRNWTIVSALLLLIPSIGLAMCVSNPGTPFGVMLLVAALAGFGGGNFASSMANITFFYPAREKGWALGLNAAGGNLGAAIAQLAVPIAITLLAAGTVNLPVAGLMWVPLILLAAFGAYKYMDNLTSAKGDVAGSVAALKEPHLWIMALLYIGTFGSFIGFAGVFPKLIKDYFPAFSSIGVGTVALSLAFLGPLVGSLARPYGGRMADRMGGARMTVTAFASMAVITLTMIWTLPLKNFWLFLVLFLMLFTASGFGNGATYRMIPVIFATSSRAARNGASTVATQRLASSALGLISAIGAYGGFVIPQVLNASNTASGSYTPAFYGFVGAYVLMLVVCWACYIRNANRNAMGHV; encoded by the coding sequence GTGACTGTTGACCGCAACGCAGATGCCGGAGCCGGCATTTCCCCTGAGACCGGCTCCGAGCCGTGGCACGGAAGTGTTGCCACTTCATCCAGCGCGCAGCCCGGCACTACCCGCACCGCTGACGCCCCGGCGCTTGAAGTCCGCCCCGGCCGCTGGATTGCCAACTGGGATGCCGAGAACAAGGACCAGTGGGAGTCCCAGGGACGCTCCATCGCCCGCCGCAACCTGAACTGGTCCATCTTCGCCGAATTCCTCGGCTTTGTCGTCTGGCAGCTCTGGTCCATCGTTGTTGTCCAGCTCCCCGCAGCAGGCTTCACGTTCTCCACTTCTGAAATCTTCTGGCTGATCTCCATGCCCAGCCTGGTGGGTGCCACGCTCCGCATCCCCTACACCTTCATGGTCCCCAGGTTCGGTGGCCGCAACTGGACCATCGTCTCGGCGCTGCTTCTCCTCATCCCCTCCATCGGGCTGGCCATGTGCGTGTCGAACCCGGGAACGCCCTTCGGCGTCATGCTCCTGGTGGCCGCGCTCGCAGGCTTCGGCGGCGGCAACTTCGCCAGCTCCATGGCCAACATCACGTTCTTCTACCCGGCCCGTGAAAAGGGTTGGGCGCTGGGCCTGAACGCTGCCGGCGGAAACCTCGGTGCCGCCATCGCACAGCTGGCAGTCCCCATCGCCATCACCCTCCTGGCCGCCGGCACGGTCAACCTTCCGGTCGCAGGCCTCATGTGGGTCCCGCTGATCCTGCTTGCCGCGTTCGGTGCCTACAAGTACATGGACAACCTCACCAGCGCCAAGGGTGACGTGGCCGGCTCCGTCGCTGCGCTGAAGGAACCGCACCTGTGGATCATGGCCCTGCTGTACATCGGCACGTTCGGTTCATTCATCGGCTTCGCCGGCGTCTTCCCGAAGCTCATCAAGGACTACTTCCCCGCGTTCTCCTCCATCGGAGTGGGCACCGTGGCACTGTCCCTGGCCTTCCTCGGCCCGCTGGTCGGTTCGCTGGCCCGCCCCTACGGCGGACGCATGGCGGACCGGATGGGCGGCGCCCGTATGACCGTTACCGCCTTCGCCTCCATGGCGGTCATCACACTCACCATGATCTGGACCCTGCCGCTGAAGAACTTCTGGCTCTTCCTGGTGCTGTTCCTGATGCTCTTCACCGCCAGCGGCTTCGGTAACGGTGCCACCTACCGGATGATCCCGGTCATCTTCGCCACCTCCAGCCGGGCAGCGCGCAACGGCGCCAGCACGGTAGCCACCCAGCGCCTGGCCTCCTCGGCCCTGGGCCTGATCTCGGCAATCGGCGCCTACGGCGGATTCGTCATCCCCCAGGTGCTGAACGCCTCCAACACGGCCAGCGGTTCCTACACGCCAGCGTTCTACGGGTTCGTCGGGGCCTATGTCCTGATGCTCGTGGTCTGCTGGGCCTGCTACATCCGCAACGCCAACCGAAATGCGATGGGACACGTCTAA